GTGACTAGCAGCACTCGCTGCACCTCGTGGATTACTatgatcatcttcatcaccgtTGTAGTAATGCCGGAAAATGGGTTCCCGCGAATTATCTGCCAGCGCGTGATAGCTGTGCGAAAGAAGCCGCGGAAATCGACTTATCCAGTAATCGGTAAATTCGTGCGGAATCGTTCCTAGAGCACGTTGCATTTCCGGTGATAGCTCGTGATAATGATGCTTctgtaatttaaaaataagaCCGTTGATCGTTAGTTAGTCGCATCCTGCAATTGCCGTGTAATGCTGCATTCAAACGTACCTTGTTTCGCAACGCACGCAATAGATCGCGTACGCTGTACCCCTGATAACCGCGGAACTTGCGCAAATCGGCCGTAATCTCCGCATCCAAGTGCCGGCTCCAGTCATCGCGCACGACAAAGCGAGCATTTTTTTCCAAAGAGCGCAAGGGTTCAGCCCCTATTTCTGACTTTTCCACTCGATCACTTACATCCTGCAGAAAAGCGAGCACACGCTCATTGCCCCAGAACAGGGGATGCTTGGCAATGGCACGCCCCGAAGGACGCTTTGCGGCATCACACTGTATCATGTCTCGTACGATCTCCTCCGCCAGAATGGTGCGACTATCTGGCAGAGGGTTTTCGCGCCGCAACATGCTGAGATCGTACTCGTTGGACAAGATGTTCGCCTGCCGTTTCAGATTGTCGCCAAAGGGATGGAAACCATCGGAAAGCACGTAGTAAAATACACAGCCCAAGGAAAAGATGTCCACCGAAGTGGTGGCCCGTTGACCACGCTGCATTTCGGGTGCAATCCAGCCATCGGTACCTGTGACACCCGACCGACGCGAGAAGCTCGCCTTTCCAAAGTTCAACTTCTTGCAGAGCCCAAAGTCCGATATCATGGCGCGCACACGGTGCCGATTGTCGGGTAGGGATAGAAGAATGTTTTGCGGTTTAATGTCGCGATGCACGATGCTAAGTGAGTGCAGATGCATCAATCCACTCGTTGCCTGGCGAAGTATGTCCAGGGGTGCTATTTTTTGCCGCAATAGCGCTACCGTAAACGTGGTCGATGCCGCTACCAGTGAGTTTGCCTTTCCATCGACGTAATCCTGCACCGTGGCCGCACACAGCTCCACGGCAATGTATCGAAATTGACGATCTTGCTCGGTGCAGAAGTAACGTACCACATTCTCGTGTGCATCGCTTTCCCTCAGCAGAGTAACTTCACGATCCGCGAGCGTGAAACATCCTGGTAAAATACGCTTAACGGCCACTTCTCGTTTCTCGAAGCTGCCCCGGAATACAAACGTCCCTTCGCAACCTTTGCCGAGCACGTTTTGAACGTTGAAGTTGATCTTCCCGACGCGCATCTCACCGTCTCCGTAGTCAATGGGTTCGCTGTAACTTCCGCTGCCGCTTCCaccgcttccaccaccactaccactcccACCGTTTGAGTTGCTTGTTTGCGAACCGCCCTGACTTTGCTCTTGCAGTGCTTTCATTTGCAGATGGAAGTACCAAAAGCCGAAGATCACCAACCCAAACAgagcgatcagcagcatcgtagGTACTTTGTTGGGCTGCGCGTCAAGCCATCGTTTCGATTCGCGATACAATCGTACAAACAAAGCCCGAATATGGTCTGTCCTACCACTAGCTTCGTCGGatttggtttcatttgtttcgccAAATTCAATCTCTTCGTCTTCCGTCTGCACACCGATGGTGTGCATTGTCTTGTGTCCCGGTAGCTTTGGTAGTGTGACGCTTGGGTTAAAATCACGATCAACGAGCACTGTCGATAGCTCATGGTGCTTCCAAAAGCCACGACCCATTGAGGAAGATGAAGCGCTCGGCGAGATATCGAGCTTAATGCGATCGTCCGTCTTTGGCGTTTGATAGTGGCCGAGAAtgataatattttcattcgtttctcGGGCCCGCGCCTTCGATATGAGTTCCCGTCCGGGATCTGCGTCGTCGGTTGCAACTCGATTCGGTAGTCTCGGAAGTGGAAGGCCATTTTTGGACGGTCCTCCTAGCAGATTGATGGAGGGTTCCGAGGGCAAGGTAGCCGTAttt
The sequence above is a segment of the Anopheles darlingi chromosome 2, idAnoDarlMG_H_01, whole genome shotgun sequence genome. Coding sequences within it:
- the LOC125952189 gene encoding serine/threonine-protein kinase/endoribonuclease IRE1; translated protein: MRFYMKRSSAILPLVFALLIGGVNIASSLAPGSQQDCTAVAKDEETMLVFSTLGGGLTAIDPLTGETRWSIADEPAIRVPAPSEMSAHYLPDPRDGSLYRMNGLEGGLKKLPYTIPQLVASAPCRSSDGILYSGKKSDVWFLIDPKTGQREKVLGFGGPPTNAPGEGSASDSIGWATSRAVYLGRTQYTVMMYDSQTADPNSKPWNVTFFDYSAHSMAPELTKEYEFLHLTSSSSGLTATFEQKKGTPLWQKDLSSPVVAVFLLSSEGLLSVPFQTVSDEVLQEVNERAKSGNYDDLKLFETVYIGEAGNNLYAIPSLVDKNTATLPSEPSINLLGGPSKNGLPLPRLPNRVATDDADPGRELISKARARETNENIIILGHYQTPKTDDRIKLDISPSASSSSMGRGFWKHHELSTVLVDRDFNPSVTLPKLPGHKTMHTIGVQTEDEEIEFGETNETKSDEASGRTDHIRALFVRLYRESKRWLDAQPNKVPTMLLIALFGLVIFGFWYFHLQMKALQEQSQGGSQTSNSNGGSGSGGGSGGSGSGSYSEPIDYGDGEMRVGKINFNVQNVLGKGCEGTFVFRGSFEKREVAVKRILPGCFTLADREVTLLRESDAHENVVRYFCTEQDRQFRYIAVELCAATVQDYVDGKANSLVAASTTFTVALLRQKIAPLDILRQATSGLMHLHSLSIVHRDIKPQNILLSLPDNRHRVRAMISDFGLCKKLNFGKASFSRRSGVTGTDGWIAPEMQRGQRATTSVDIFSLGCVFYYVLSDGFHPFGDNLKRQANILSNEYDLSMLRRENPLPDSRTILAEEIVRDMIQCDAAKRPSGRAIAKHPLFWGNERVLAFLQDVSDRVEKSEIGAEPLRSLEKNARFVVRDDWSRHLDAEITADLRKFRGYQGYSVRDLLRALRNKKHHYHELSPEMQRALGTIPHEFTDYWISRFPRLLSHSYHALADNSREPIFRHYYNGDEDDHSNPRGAASAASHAGYKFTKPAYFYRDDNDNYDLMRYYELAQATKNSTKSPKRRVGGDGVGQDASKSTTANGYSKRGTYNFGKTGQSSGGFITRQPPKEASEAVGSTYEESRLPSVAEASGAADPDSGLIQRRRYEVPRGIGVATTTNTNATATNQNNTVRRREAAQTKVTWNLDCIATPKE